A genomic segment from Aegilops tauschii subsp. strangulata cultivar AL8/78 chromosome 1, Aet v6.0, whole genome shotgun sequence encodes:
- the LOC109773416 gene encoding bZIP transcription factor RISBZ1 yields the protein MEPVFFSLEEAMREPDPNPCRTSSPPLEAHVLAGGLGGVGAGKVVGGGATEWCFHESVDEPWLLNVPTAPVANPEASTLYPNPTAEGSRKRRHDVHEMVGAVEVIPTPPAASPVVDPVAYNAMLRRKLDAHLAAVAMLRTTPGICRQSSHDNGASQNPDSIQGSENHTGDVSVHQLSSSSLEPSPSDGDMEGEAQTIGTMHISAEKANKRKESNRDSARRSRSRKAAHTKELEEQVSLLRVANNSLMRHLADVSQRYVNISIDNRVLKANVETLEAKVKMVEETMKRVTCTNNFPQAISSSSLRIPFSGSPLDGICDNPLPTQNTSLSYLPTTTTNFVVKNNYIPEPAPAFQIHDQMSSLNMQPVSCLDHHPQRMHIGIPTSTPTPQRESTTLDSNEIVNMMM from the exons ATGGAGCCCGTGTTCTTCTCACTGGAGGAGGCGATGCGCGAGCCCGACCCTAACCCCTGccggacctcgtcgccgccgctgGAGGCACACGTGCTCGCCGGAGGACTCGGAGGAGTGGGCGCCGGCAAGGTCGTCGGCGGTGGCGCGACAGAATGGTGCTTCCACGAGTCCGTGGACGAGCCGTGGCTGCTCAACGTCCCCACCGCGCCAGTGGCGAACCCCGAAGCTTCGACGCTTTACCCTAATCCCACGGCCGAGGGGAGCCGCAAGAGGCGGCACGACGTCCATGAGATGGTGGGCGCGGTGGAGGTCATCCCCACGCCGCCTGCGGCGAGCCCGGTGGTGGACCCCGTGGCTTACAACGCGATGCTGAGACGGAAGTTGGACGCGCATCTCGCCGCCGTCGCCATGTTAAGG ACCACTCCGGGAATTTGCCGACAAAGCTCCCATGACAATGGAGCATCGCAAAATCCAGATTCCATCCAAGGCTCAGAAAACCACACCGGAG ATGTCAGTGTGCATCAGCTTAGCTCTTCCTCATTGGAGCCATCACCATCAGATGGTGATATGGAAGGGGAGGCACAAACAATTGGAACTATGCATATTAGTGCAGAGAAAGCGAATAAGAG GAAAGAATCTAACAGGGATTCGGCAAGACGCTCAAGGAGTAGAAAAGCAGCTCATACGAAGGAACTAGAGGAGCAG GTCTCACTATTAAGAGTCGCAAATAACTCTTTGATGAGACATCTTGCAGATGTAAGTCAAAGATACGTTAATATCTCTATTGACAATAGGGTACTCAAGGCAAATGTTGAAACCCTAGAAGCAAAG GTAAAGATGGTCGAGGAAACTATGAAGAGGGTTACATGCACCAACAATTTTCCTCAAGCAATATCTAGCTCATCTCTCAGGATTCCTTTCAGTGGCTCCCCATTGGATGGTATCTGTGATAATCCATTGCCAACCCAGAACACCTCACTTAGCTACCTCCCCACTACAACAACAAATTTTGTTGTGAAAAACAACTACATCCCTGAGCCAGCTCCGGCATTCCAGATCCATGATCAAATGTCTTCGCTAAATATGCAACCTGTGTCATGCCTGGATCATCACCCACAAAGGATGCACATAGGTATTCCTACATCGACACCTACTCCGCAACGGGAATCTACTACATTGGATTCAAATGAAATAGTCAACATGATGATGTAG